A DNA window from Methanosphaera sp. WGK6 contains the following coding sequences:
- a CDS encoding Lrp/AsnC family transcriptional regulator, producing MDDMYTEYGAEPENMALSMDNLDKQILELLSDDGRKSYRKISRELGVSVGTIHNRVDKLTKSGIINKFVPVIDHEKLGYTLTAIIGLEIKSGTIAFLADKEEFKDNLLAVYDVTGQFDGIIVAKFKNTFELNKFIKLLLKEEIVIRTYTQTVLNIVKEELNSSMINFES from the coding sequence ATGGATGACATGTATACTGAATATGGTGCAGAACCAGAAAATATGGCTTTATCTATGGATAATTTAGATAAACAAATATTAGAATTATTAAGTGATGATGGACGTAAGTCTTATAGGAAAATATCCAGAGAATTAGGAGTTTCAGTAGGAACTATTCATAATAGGGTTGATAAACTAACAAAATCTGGTATAATAAATAAGTTTGTTCCAGTAATTGATCATGAGAAATTAGGTTATACATTAACTGCAATCATAGGTTTAGAAATAAAAAGTGGAACAATAGCTTTTTTAGCTGATAAAGAAGAATTTAAAGATAATTTATTAGCAGTATATGATGTAACAGGACAATTTGATGGTATTATTGTTGCTAAATTTAAAAATACATTTGAATTAAATAAATTTATTAAATTATTATTAAAAGAAGAAATTGTTATTAGAACATATACACAAACAGTACTTAACATAGTCAAAGAAGAATTAAATTCATCTATGATTAATTTTGAAAGTTAA